The sequence GAATCGTGATCAACGCGCTGGAGCTGGCGTCGCCAAGGCTCACTTGCAACATGTCGACCTTCAGGTTCGCGAGCACGTCGAGCAGATACGTGACGTTGAACCCAATATCGACGCTGTCGCCGTCGTACGCGATTTCCAGTTCTTCCTGCGCCTCTTCCTGATCGGCGTTGGTCGACATGATCTTCAACTGGCCCGGCTCGATGATGCAGCGCACGCCCTTGAATTTGTCCGACGTCAGAATCGCGGCGCGTTGCAGCGAACGCTGCAGTTCTTCACGGCCGATCAAGAACTGATTCTTGTGCGACTTCGGAATCACGCGCTGGAAGTCGGGGAATTTGCCTTCCACCAGCTTCGACACCAGTTCGACCTGGCCGAAGGTGAACTTCACCTGCGTCGCGGCGATGTCGATCTTCAGCGTGTCGTCGATGTCTTCCAGCAGACGCTGCAATTCCAGAATCGTCTTGCGCGGAATGATCACTTCCTGACGCGCGAACGAGCCTTCGATCTTCATCGACGAGAACGCCAGACGGTGGCCGTCCGTTGCGACTGCCATCAGCTGGTCGCCGTCCACTACCAGCAGCATGCCGTTCAGGTAGTAGCGGATGTCCTGCTGGGCCATCGAGAAATGGACCATGCCGAGCAACTGACGGAACGTCTTCTGGGGAACCACCAGGTTCGCGCCGTAGTCTTTAGCTTGAGCGACGGTCGGGAACTCGTCGGCCGCCAGCGTTTGCAGCGCAAAGCGGCTCTTGCCGGATTGCACGGTCAAACGCTTGTCGTTCAGGGTCAGCGTGACCTGCCCGTCGGGCATCGCACGCAGAATGTCGAGGAGCTTTCTTGCTGCCACCGTGGTCGCGACCGAATCGCCGCCCACGCCGAAATCGGCACGCGTGGTGATCTGCAACTCGAGGTCGGTCGACAGGAACGACACGTCAGGGCCGTTCTTGGTAATCAGCAAATTGGCGAGGATCGGCAACGTATGGCGGCGTTCGACGATGCCGCTCACGGTTTGCAGCGGCCTGAGGAGGTTATCGCGT comes from Burkholderia sp. GAS332 and encodes:
- a CDS encoding DNA polymerase III, beta subunit, whose protein sequence is MQLVKTERDNLLRPLQTVSGIVERRHTLPILANLLITKNGPDVSFLSTDLELQITTRADFGVGGDSVATTVAARKLLDILRAMPDGQVTLTLNDKRLTVQSGKSRFALQTLAADEFPTVAQAKDYGANLVVPQKTFRQLLGMVHFSMAQQDIRYYLNGMLLVVDGDQLMAVATDGHRLAFSSMKIEGSFARQEVIIPRKTILELQRLLEDIDDTLKIDIAATQVKFTFGQVELVSKLVEGKFPDFQRVIPKSHKNQFLIGREELQRSLQRAAILTSDKFKGVRCIIEPGQLKIMSTNADQEEAQEELEIAYDGDSVDIGFNVTYLLDVLANLKVDMLQVSLGDASSSALITIPENDEFKYVVMPMRI